In Spodoptera frugiperda isolate SF20-4 chromosome 3, AGI-APGP_CSIRO_Sfru_2.0, whole genome shotgun sequence, the genomic window TTATAAACTTTAATGGGTTTTTAATCAATATGTCTGTTCATGCTCTGTGGGTTGTTTAGCATCTTGTTCGTTCGGCATTTGATTATCTTAGAATTCTCATTGAAATTCTTTGGACTTAGGATTTAAGATCACCTTACCAGAGTTAGTTATTGTTCAACAATTCTATCGTCATTGCTAGTTTTGACTCCCTTGGTATCTGTTGGATTGGTTAGTTATATGTCCACTACTATTTCATCTTAATCTGTCCAGGAGTTTTTGAGTaaacaacaaacatacacatttcGTTTTAACTTAGAGAGTATTGTCTCATATTTTATCCCACGAATATTAGCTTCATCATCGTCAATCTTATCTTCTAGGTCATAACGactattatcatttattttttcaattatttatccTTTCTTAGGAACGTTAGTTATTGTAGAAGGAATTAAATTATTACGTTGGATTGCAGTAGCTTTACTATACATATTGTTATCAAGTTCTTCTTGGGAAATCATTAAAATTGTTCTCTAATCATTTTGCTGTAAATCATTCTGTCTTTTTGCATTGTCATTTGACACGTGTTGTCTATGAtgtgagtctgacactccctctcgccttgttcaaggcaggagaagtcattggatgattttcctactTTAAAAAATGGGGTAGACAGAGTATTTGCTTCATAAAGAAGATTGGTTAATTTGGTTGGTATGTGATTTTGGAGTCCATTTCTAGATCAGTCAACCTTTTGTCTGGAATTTTATTCTAAGTTACATGTCTGTAGGTTCATACTCTATTATAATAGAACTGATATGTACCTCAAAATCCAATAATACGTAATTGGAGATGTTCATATAAAAATTAGTAATCCTAGACTGTGGTTTATGACCATAAAGAAATATATCAAGTTTCCGAccataaataattgattaaaacATTCTTTTAATAATTAGTAAATCAAATTCTCGTTTGGATATACGAATCAGAATTAGAATTTCTCTCTAATAaatgattaactaaaaaatatatctttatttaatatttttagcgAATCGttaattttaaagacatttatgGTAGTATGCCTATAAAAGGTAAGCAAgcctaacaaaaaaaaaagattacgatttgaaatttaatttttttacatataagtttgatttttatttctcgTCATGCTGAGTTGGATAATTTTGTCTTTTAGCTTCATTTTAGTCTTGAGTATCTTATAATCTGTTTTCGAAAGTTCATCTGCAAAACCGACTTCTTATGTCCCATAAGCAGTAATTTTTTGACTTTGGTAAAAATCTAGACATTATAGAAAAGGCTAATAAGACTGTTGCGAATTCAGAccttcggactacctagcgggtttaccaagcGCTCCGAgatcgaaaagcagaagtacgCATGGGATAGAATCGAAACGAAATCGCGTTCGGaactctgattggctggcgcgaatgaaccaaccaatcagagcgccgaacgtactctcgtttcgttttcgttcaacgtaaaacaaactcgtactaagtgtacagaACCGCAAAATACTGAGGTTTTTATGCACGCACGCAATTACGGACAAAAGCTATAACTAGTGCCTATGTGTTATgcaatgtaatattatgttatgttatgcaAATACTAGTTTATTgagaactaatataatattcattctTCTTGGCATCCGTGTCGCTGCTGTCGTTACTACAAATTAGTACAGGGCCGGTCTTTTAGGGTTGTCCACAAATATATTGGGTGCGCGGCAATAGTATGCACAAATATATTAGGTGCACGGCAATAGTATGCATCAAATTACTTTAGTTTGTTATGTATAGAGTAAAAATCATAGAATTTATTACAACTTACAACATATAAATTACATGCCCTTTTGTTTTGATACGTCACATATAGAATAGTCCTTTAATCTGTCCATTAGTAAAGCTAGGTACTTGTCCCAAAATGTGTTGAgtccggaggcccaattaccctcttccTTATCTTTCTAATACACGATTTCTCAACAATCTTTAATTTTCtaagaagttttaatattaaaagcacATTTCCTCCTCTCACAATTTCCAaatccgtgcagccagggaatggaacaatctgccgacttctatttttcctgacaagtacaacccgggtcttttcaaggtcagaatgaataggtactttctacgTCTGTCTACTCCATCTTccgccacatcttcgcttcgccgttctaaCAGAAAGGGTCAAACGCAGAATTATCAACGCTAAAATTAAAGGTCACGACATCTGTATATATTCCATTGttcatataatataaatatcgtcaggccttttatccccgaaggggtaggcagaggtgcacattatggcacgtaatgccactgtaccatgtacacccacttttcacaatttatgttgtaagtcccatgtaataggtggtgagcctattgccatatactgggcaccaGTTCCAAGTACGGGTATATTCCATTGTGTcacaattttatgtaaaatacacAGTATTGAGACTTCACATTGCGAGGTTCGAAGTTGataaaatattgcaatgtaGGTCGGCGCATCTTCCTTTCTACTTCTGACCTTTTAACATCGTGTGTTGAAGGTATTAGGTATTCAGTCCTTTAGACGATTTCTATTTGTTAGGTCTTAGGTACTAGTCGATTGTTTTATAGTGCTTAAGTTGATGCCTTGAATGTAAGAGTtgtaagagagagagagagtgagagtgagagtaaGAGAGAGTTGTTGAAAATGGCAGCTTAGTTAACGTTTATTCTATTGTTAATGTGTTTAAATGTAATCGTAAGAGTAGGATTACATTCCAATATTGAATTTATCTTTTTGACATACCTTTAATGAACAACCACCGTACTCAAAAACCTTCTCCTAATTTTGAATAATACTATGccgaaaaccgcatccaaatcagttcaaccaaacgcgataTAGTCGTACACAAACATTCATACCTACAGTCAAACCGAGAATCCTCTTTTTTAAGTCTTTTAATACACATTTCTTTTAGTAACTTTTGCCAACCCTGACATAATTGTTCGGCCATTGCAATAGTTATGAACGTTACGCCAACAGCAGCTACTTTATCCTTACAATAGTTAATTGTAGCAAATTATACTTTAGCATACCTATCTAGACCGCCTAGGCTACCTAGTGCACTTGAAAACATTGATCACTCATTGACTCATAGACTCAtagtatatgtatttgtattccAGTAAATACTACGATGTTTAAATTAGACGTATGATGATTTGTCAACAGTGCAGCCCTACTCTTTCCATGTCTGGTGGTCACCAGTGTACTGGTTTGTAATCTATGTACCCGcgtctttattgtttaaaaaatattttatttactatagtTTTTTTCTGAGGAGGgtaaatcatgcaatgactacttcgcccgccttgggcaaggtgagaggtagtggcagactcttactgactaaaaaccaccccgttcctactcctgcttttcgaggcccggtaaacctgctaggctCTCCCCAGCTCTAGATCAGGCGTCAGTCGTACTGGGCTCCATATGTAGTGATCTGATTGATGGCTTATTTTCTATAGTTAAAAGTTAGATTGCGTCTTGAGGATATGgcatagataaataaaataatttatgacgGACATAAATAATACTACTACATACTgatttattgtgaaattttacGACATTCAATCATGTTGGTTTTTCCTTGATTAGGGACGGTACTAAGCTCAAAACATTAGCATTGgcatttacttacttttttttatatgtttgtaactataattttattataactttcgtgagacatactcaattaatttttatgttattatattaatagattatatgagcctctagcgtagcttgaaactagtcggatttctcgtcaaacagttacgtgagcaagccgatAATTGTAAATCCTGtaacttgaaaatattttacaagattaTAATATAGTTAACTATACATAAATTTTGCAactacataaaattatattctatagcTATCAAAATGTCATTTATAcacatacttacttataaaaaaaatctatttacttttgtaataggcacctactatacatataagtttttctatttacttttgCAATAGATAAGCAGCTAATACGAGTAGAGGTGTCAATATGTCACTCATAGTGATGTGACGTGATATCGCAAAAACGGTATGTTACGCTAACGGTATTTTTTAGAAACagcatataatatgtataattatcaAGCATTTTTTGCATAACATAAGAcatggtgaggcgagagagtgtcagactcttactgactgaaaaccaccctattccttcTCCTCTTTTTTGCGTAACAAGGAGATTTTAAGGCGTCAATCGGGTTTTTCAGTAGTTTTTAGTTACTGACGTACTCTTTTGTAAATAATGAGACAAAATAACTAACTTTATGACAGTTTTGCAGGAAAATAGTGagtcaatcaataaaaaatgctCCTTAAATCCTGGCTGTTCTATGTTGCTTGCCTAACAACAATTCATCACAACGCTACATCTCCGAAATGACATGACACATTGTTTCCTCTACACAATCTGTGTCAAGATCACTCTCAATCACTCCCGAGCCTCACCAACAACCACCCTAAGCCTAAGGTCATAGAGTCCAAAATTCCTAAAACTAAACGAAAATCATAACTTTGTTTTGATCTCACTACGATAgtcgaataaaaataatgtaaacagTACATTTAGTGTAGGCTCCACGTAAATAGGTTGGACGTGTCGTGATTTTTAATCTATGTCGCAATCTTAAATGTTTCTACATCTTCCCCCTTTAAAAAGATGCTGCAAAACAATAACATCGCTCtcatctaaaattaaattaatttcaatatttttgtaaacaaggCTGTTTCCACTCGTTACCTTTGCCATTCCGCCCAATTTTTTATCTATGACTCACCTCTGAccataaacaattataataacaacaacCTCCTTCCTTtccattaaaaaagtattatcttttttatttgctaatctGTCTCGTTATTAACTAACCGTTATCAGGtagctatttaatttataataaacacattGCTAATTTTCATTTAATCCCGTGAAGTATGCGTTGTGGGTGCCGAACGATTTAATCAACGTTATTTATACAAGAGAAATCCGAAATGAGACGTAGCCATATGCAAATGACAACTAATGGACCTAGATGTATTAACTATTAACCTTACGGGAAGCCCACTCATATTAACgctaatttacattaatttccATTCATAAATTCCCACCTGTCAATGGTCAGAATCGATTccataaacttaaaacaaattaagaaaaatatttcgtttGAAATGACGCGCGACGTTTTCGCGCGTTCGAAATTCGAATCGTAATTAGTGTTGAGCGCGATCGAACAATCGCTTTGTTGGAGTCGCGCCGAGTGGTCATCGATTATATGAGCTGATAGTGATGTTCCGTCGATGTCGAGAGTACCGGAGATGTATCGGCAGATAGTGTAATGACGCGCTATTAGGCTAGGTGTCGACGCGCCGCGGCGTGGGAGAGCTCGCGGCCTACATTTCCTTCTGAAACCGGCTAATCACGCGCGCAATTACTCTAATTCAAACGGAATTATTCCGGCGATGTAACACTTTAATTGAATTGTTGATGCGAGCCGTAATTCGTGAATGCGTGTTATTTCGATGATTGGTATCGTGATATTTTGTTGGTAAATATCGATTTTGAACATATCGCTACGAATCTGTGTGTAATCGCTCCGTATAATAACCCGAATCTAAGAAATCAAATgtcataacaatttatttatacttagaaaCAAAGTTAAGTTAGTTTTACTGTGGGAAGCGCTCGTTACGAAACAACCGTGGGGCGAATTCCAGTCATGTTGTCATtcaaggaaaaaataataatacaacctGTTTACGcgtgtatttttttcttgttgtaCTGACAAGAAATAAAAAGGCGGTACGCGCGTGCGCGGGCATTCGCGCCGGCCCGCGATGCGTTCCCGCCAAAAAACGCGGCGCGCTCGGAATGCTTGGCGCGCTGTACATTTTTGTTCCCCTGTGAGCATTTCCGAATGAGCGATTAGAAGCGACGATTCCGCGTTTTCACGTCGATTCGTCTCGGATAGTATCGATGATTTGTGGCGTCACGATCTTTGAAATGCCTCGTTGTACTGAGGAACAACAGGTTAATTCTTTAACGTCTGTGAAGTGGACTTGTAATTTAGAATCGACTAAAACAAATGTTGCCCATTATCGTAATAGATACTAGGTTTCGGAATCGAGATTTTTGCATTTTTCTAATAGCTATCGATTTATAAATGTTTGGTTTAGAAAAAAGGTGCCGTTACattcgattttttatttaaatctgtgTAGGCTTCACTTATTTGCATTCTATTCACTTGTTCGTTGAATTCGTGATTGCCACTTGTAAAAAACTATACAGCAGACATTTTTTGTCTCTCAGtatatatttgaatttgaaaatggaaatgatttaaaaaagttcTTGCAATCAGTAGCTGGGCTAACTGTAAAATAATCATTTGCGTCACACATTATTTTCTGCTATTTATAACTTACTATGGAACATTGaactttttaaaaattgatttttaattaaaccaaaGTCATTAATGATTTTAAACAACTCAATTTTATCACATTTATGAGCTCTCCTAACctagtgtttaataataaaaacataattaattagttcTTATCTAAATCAAAAACGttaggttttaaaattaatactaacagtCGTTTggcataattacataatatattaataaaacttaatcgAGATTGTACAAATTGACGTTGAATTTTATGTGAccatcaaaaagaaaaaaaattaagaactaAACTCTATGTCGTCGACATAATAGCTCaagtaacgaaaaaaaaaaattgaaacaaccattctattttcaaagattttatcattttttttaatacatctgaaatattctattttcaaaatagaaccacgattttttttaatacatctgtattcttaattcaaataggTAAAACACTATTATTGTCTATTCATCAATTCTGAGCATTACATTGAATACGTTTTCGTATTACTAAAGCCtatcaataatttcaaaataaatctataaaccTATGCAAAATACACATTGCAGTGTTATAAACACAGTTATTTACAACAGTATTTACTAGATATCGATTAAAATACACGCGTAGTACCTGTACCTATACAAGTTACAAGCTATTGTAAACATTACGAATAGGTAATTCAAGTTTAATAATAGTTTGTGAACGAATCAATCATGGTTGTcgtgtttttattcaataagacTTGCGTTGACcgcgaatatttttttgtttgaataactCGAAATTATATTCTTGacatattatgtgtattttgaTACGGTACTAAGTAATATGactaaccggagctgcggactacctagcgggtttaccggggctcaggctcgaaaaacaggagtaggaacggggtggtttttagtcactaagactTTGACACACCTACTTGCCTCCTCCAAGGCGAGTGAAATCATTGGgcgattttcccccttaaaaaagtaatatgacTACAGTTCTggataaaaaaatggtattgtGGTATTGCATCGTTCTTTCTTCCTTTTGTCAGTTTGAGAGAAAAAGCAAAACTTTTTATCCACACAAGGATATTCTTTTGTGTTGTAGTTGGTGTTGGAATGGCCACGTAACTCAGATCTGAAACAAATATCTACAAATACTCTTCTGTAGTAAATAATACAACTGCAAATAAGTAAAACACGGATCAGACGCACACGTGCTAATTGTATTACTACTAAAAACGTCTCCCAGTTTTATAGTACTATGAACATCGACGTGTTGCGAATATTATTGaaatcatatacatatttaatccCATTTAATGGTCGAATTCTATTAAAGTTGTCATTGAATACGCGGCCGAGTCATAAAAGGGCCTGACAAGAGAACTGCCCGCTGTTTTACTACAGATTATTGTATTTATGACTTAAACTGCGCTAATtgcatacattaaattaataatgctCCAATTAATTTACACCGCAACCATTGTAGAGGTGGCACAGGTAATATTACATGGAATGTTAGCACCGGAGTTATTGGGTGCGCACAGAGTTCAACGGGAGGTAATCGAGATTTGTGAGAATTTAATGTGGTCGTTCGATATGGAATATACGGTGTGAGAACTTTAGCCAACCGCTTCCTAGACCTAGGTAATTTATTGTTCGGAGTGTGGAGTTTATTTCCTAACCAGTGCTTTGTTTGTCTTGTTCCAGCTGTGCAGAGAGGGCGAGTGCCCCCGACGCAACCCGCGGGGCTCGCGCTGCCCGGCCAGTACGCGCTGGCCAACGGCGACCCCTCCGCCGGCATCAGCAGCCACCCTTACCTCTCCTCCTACATCTCTCTGCTCCTGAGAGCAGAACCTTACCCCACCTCCCGGTACGGGCAGTGCGTGCAGCCAGCCAACGTGATGGGAATAGACAATATCTGCGAACTAGCTGCGAGGCTACTCTTCTCTGCCGTCGAGTGGGCGCGGAACATCCCCTTTTTCCCCGAACTCCAAGTGACCGACCAGGTCGCGTTGTTAAGACTCGTCTGGTCAGAACTGTTCGTCCTCAACGCGTCTCAGTGTTCCATGCCCCTGCACGTGGCGCCGTTACTGGCGGCCGCGGGGCTCCACGCGTCGCCGATGGCGGCCGACCGAGTCGTCGCCTTCATGGACCACATCAGGATCTTCCAGGAGCAAGTGGAGAAGCTGAAAGCGCTCCACGTCGACTCGGCGGAGTATTCCTGTCTGAAGGCCATCGTCCTCTTCACGACAGGTAAAATTTTAGACAGTCTTTTTGGGGAAGCGCGGTTGTTGCTTTACAGGGTGGCGGGGGCTGGCGGCTCCGTCACTAACTACGGAGAGCTGCTCGTGCTGGTCAGGACGCACCTGGACGCGTACGCcgaggcggcgcgcgcgcagatACAGCAGCCGCCAGCTCCCGCGCCGTCTGCTGCTTCATCCGGGTACTATTCCACTTTGGACACGTCTCTCGGCGTCAACTCCTCGTTGTCGTACGGCAGCTTCCTATCTACTCCGTCCAGATTGCCTACTAATTACACAAGTAGTCCTAGAATGCCTGAGGCTAGTACATCATCACCGTTCAAAATATGGGAGGGAAGTGGGAAGCTGCCAAGGACGGATCAGGGAGGATGACGCCGTGCCGCATCGGTTACGGGTCGGAACTGAGGTGTCGGAGTATGACGGAACGCTTGGCGTATCGGAGACGCTCGCGTATTTAACCGTTTCGTAGAATGTTTGTACATGGGGATAATAACTCTCGCTCCCCGAAGCGGTCGGACTCATTCGTCCGGGGAGTATGCGACTTATTGTTCTCGAAGATTCTTTCGTGTCTCGCGTTTGTAAATATTACGTATGAAATATGTGATATACTAGGAGTAGTGCTCGTTGGAAACGATATTTAATCTCGTCGAGACGTCATTACgtgttaagtttaatttattttcatgtagataactacttttaatattatgaatacacGCGCgtaatttattatcaaatactttcgttttattttgcattttatgTCTTTAaccctttttattaatttaattaagctTACGATGATAAATTTGGATTAaccatgttttataaatatgttgaTTTTGGCGAAAAATGTTCGTAATTAACAGTTATTTATTGGGAAGATGATTTATAAATCATATAAGTATGGTGTTTATAGTCAGTTGGCAACAGATTTATGGAGTCAATACATCGTTTTGGGGATTAGTCGACTACCGAAATGACAATTCATGTTTTGCTTTGATTAATGTGTCTcagtttttgagaattttaatCTAATCATAATGTAATGTAGGAAGTTTATTAACAAATATCTAGTTTGGAATGTGGTCTGATTTCGTAACGTTGTGCAATCACATTTTTACCCGAAACTGGATTTATCCGTTTAACATATTTAATTCGATGCCATATAacgcattttttattaatagtaaaatcCTTTCTACGTTTGTAGAAGAAATTGATACTAACGCTCTCAACTTAAATTATACTCATTGTAAAATGTTACTACGTATTATTAAACAAGTACCGTGCAGTAACTTAGCTAGaaattaatatagaaatagGTAATAAACTTTCGCTTTCCCAGGCTTACGATCGTGGAGCTCGAAATTTCCAGTTTTACTACATATTAAAAGTCTTTGACAAATTTTAATGCCtacttgtataattttatacgACGCTAAAGTTTTAGGGTTGTACCGACGCGTAATGCGGTTATTTAGCGGTTATTACGAcgaattttaatttctttttaattcgcgtagataattttgaatttcgaattgtAAATTTGAATGtggaataataaattttatgccatttttattggttggtttcgagatttaattttctttattgtaatacgatttcgtttttaaatgccttaaataggtataaaatataCGGACATGGGTAGAAATTatgtgttaatattttatgcCTACTACTAAATCAGTCTGTGGATGGCTCACTGACGttaaaacatcataattaaaGCGTCAAATAAGATGTAAACAAATTCGTAAAACAAGATGTTCCGTATAATTAATAAGgctgtatttattaataaactcaATTATACGAGATCACATTTCGTTTAAGCGTTATTTTTTTAAGCGAACCGTTAATTTGACACCGGTCTCGTAATATTAGGCTTTCATCGTATTCGATACTAAATCTTAACTTTTGAAGAACGAGTATGTTTTACctatgcaaattaaaaaagtgataaaaataaatagtctgtggcgatacatgacaagtgacagatgacagaagtcgcacatagacgatcgacaaacaaatcaacgaatgacgtcataaatcctacatcgatAGAATATCAtcaataaacatggatagaaaatcccaacgaataacAGTTGGGTAGAAAACCCGCCAGCCACGATCgccgcctggtcggaggatcctccttttcttagggaactttactcactgttccctaaaaatcCAATAAGACAATACTCATAGACTAATCACTTTATATCATACTAcaaatatcaaagtcaaagtcatatcatttattccaattaaaccataatacttaggtacttttgaaacgtcaacaaagaaagaaataaacaatagtctgtcaatctgtccgtcagtgaagctaggcgctcctTCCAAAgcgtagcttcgaatgaagaagaatgagaaagaaactccattcgttactcttttaaaaaatattctaacgcccgaatactcaaacgctactcaattttaagttgtacttaaatatcgtgctaaaatgacagagatactgtcattttataaagaattggtagtgacagaactacatttgagagcgtcttaaaattgagtagcgtttgagtattcgggcataagctTAATAAAAGTACTAACTTACTTACCTATACCTAGGTACAGTTATTCAGTACCTCAAACGGTATTTAGTTTCGCCACAACACTAGCCGGTACCCTACGATTGTTCGTGCAAAACTCGTCTCGTGTCGTAGTCGTCGCCGTCTCGTTGTCCGATAATCTCACGAACGCGTGACGAGACGCTTCCGACTTGCCGACGTGTTGACGACACTTTTGCTACATATTGTGGGATAGGAATAGATGTGTAGGTAAAagtgtatttagtatttagtacGATTTACGTACGTTTTTGAGTTTAAAACTGAATTAATGGCTAGATTTGAGGCTTTATTATAAGTTCTGGAAAGTATATGTTTGAGAATATAAGTGTGGTCATTGCTACGTTTGTTAGAAAACCCATTCGACAATATTTATAAGTCATATTATTACGAACGAGAGCCGTAAAAATAATAACCAACtattaatatagtattttaatgCAAAACTTGAAATACTTTTAGCACCAACACTAACAGTAACTCAAGAAACAATCAAATTGTCAATTTCAATTACTATGCAGAGAGGCGTAACTAAAATTGGACTTTATAACTTcaataatgattataatttaGTGTTGTATCACAGTTTTAGTGGCCGTTTACGATTTGCAATGTAGTTGAGGCAACGGTAGTAAACAGTTGAATGCGTAAAGTTAGCAGACGGACTCTGATTGAAGGATATTCGTATAAGTTTCGATATATCCGAGATATGAACATTGCACATCACTATTGTCAAATGACAGTTGTATTGGAAGGGTTCGTTGAGTGTTCGAtttatgaatttgaattttggaATTGTTTTATGCCAGTT contains:
- the LOC118274324 gene encoding steroid receptor seven-up isoform X1, encoding MGMRREAVQRGRVPPTQPAGLALPGQYALANGDPSAGISSHPYLSSYISLLLRAEPYPTSRYGQCVQPANVMGIDNICELAARLLFSAVEWARNIPFFPELQVTDQVALLRLVWSELFVLNASQCSMPLHVAPLLAAAGLHASPMAADRVVAFMDHIRIFQEQVEKLKALHVDSAEYSCLKAIVLFTTGKILDSLFGEARLLLYRVAGAGGSVTNYGELLVLVRTHLDAYAEAARAQIQQPPAPAPSAASSGYYSTLDTSLGVNSSLSYGSFLSTPSRLPTNYTSSPRMPEASTSSPFKIWEGSGKLPRTDQGG
- the LOC118274324 gene encoding steroid receptor seven-up, isoforms B/C isoform X2, whose translation is MGMRREAVQRGRVPPTQPAGLALPGQYALANGDPSAGISSHPYLSSYISLLLRAEPYPTSRYGQCVQPANVMGIDNICELAARLLFSAVEWARNIPFFPELQVTDQVALLRLVWSELFVLNASQCSMPLHVAPLLAAAGLHASPMAADRVVAFMDHIRIFQEQVEKLKALHVDSAEYSCLKAIVLFTTDACGLSDVPHIESLQEKSQCALEEYCRSQYPNQPTRFGKLLLRLPSLRTVSSQVIEQLFFVRLVGKTPIETLIRDMLLSGNSFSWPYMATM